AACTGATGCCGTGAATGATAATGACGTTCAGGTGGCGTCGTCGTTTGCTAGAAGCCATAGCCACACGGCTCCTGACTGCACTCAGCACATCTAGAATCAGTTCATTCAGGGTAAACTAGAAATGTCGCCGGGTGAGGCGGGCTCaaagtgcagctctgcaggactCCAAGATGCAGTTACATCATAACTGCACCTGTGTCTCTGGCTTGGTCATTGTGTCAGGGGCAAGCCTGGCAGGTCTCAGAACATGTCATCATTTGTGTCCAGGAGGTTGTGTGTACCCGGCTGCTAAAAAAAGAATACCTTGCATGCTTTTCTGGTTAAAACACAGAGTTCTTGTGAGCATCTCTTGTGGCCAGAAAACACGAACTTTGTTCGCTGTCTGCAATGAGGGCACTATCTGTATCTGTGGCACTTACAATGCTATGCATAGTGTCAGATACAGATAAAGTGGAGATTTTTGGTTCTTTCTCTGGGATTTAGTTCAGTGCTTTCAATATTCCTGAGCTGCTCCCTTCAGGCCTCTGCCCAGTGAGTTCTTTGTTGGTTAGAATCTACTAAATACAAGACCTTAGATCATAAATGATGACTCAGGAGCGGTCATGGCTCTTACCAGAATCTCTTCTTTCCTTAGACGAGGGGTGCTCCACATCCAGGACAGTAACGGTATCGATGATCTGGGCCGTCCACGCTGGcagctgacttcctgtctaGCTGTAGTGATTGTTCTGCTCTACTTCAGTCTCTGGAAGGGAGTCAAGACCTCTGGCAAGGTTGGAAATGGCACAGTGGCCATGTTTCTTAATGTGAAAACCGCAACAGTATCATAACTCCTAGGAAGCTTTAAGTGTGTCCACTCCATTCAAGACATGGAATTATTTTAAGGACGTGTTATAGGGAAAATGCTGCATCTTCTAGTCCAGTTTAAAGCCACTAATCAGTTAAAGATCACTGTTTGATTGTCTATAAATGTGTTCTTCCCTTTCCACTCTCTTGCATGCGTGCATATGCGTGCAtctgacattgtgtgtgtatggccTTCTTTCCctgtgtaaatgtgtatgtgtttatctgtgcgtgtgcgcatgtgcgtgcgcgcgtgtatGCTCCCTGCACGACCCCTCCAGGTTGTGTGGATCACAGCCACGATGCCCTATGTGGTcttgactgtgctgctgctccgcGGAGTCACTCTGCCCGGAGCCATCGATGGCATTAAGGCCTACCTCTCTGTGGACTTCCTGAGGCTCTGTGATGCCAAGGTGAGTGTCaacaggaaggggaggggggggggggggggggggggggggtgcatgAGTGAGGTGAGAGCGCTGGGGTGCGgatgaagaagaaagggaggcaTTGGGAGGTGGCTGTGGCTGAAAGACACTTAAAAACACTGCTTCAACAGGTGTAATTTTCTTCATCCAGCATTAgcacttaaaatgaaaaaggaggGTAGCTTTTATCTTGTTGCATATATGTCTGGCtatatcatgctaacatgctaagctagTCTTAGCATATGGGATATATGTTGACGGATAATTTTgaaactgctgtcagtgcaCAGCAGATTGAGGGTGTCATCACCAACTCTTGAGCTGCTTTTGCATTCATGCTTCAAACCATTTTTTTATGAAAGTCTTCATTGTGAACATTATGTGGTCAAGGCTGCAGCAACAAGGTGTCACTGCTAAAGGGGAACAACAGCAATGCTgacatattttcagtgttgattGTGCTCCGTAATTAcatgctcagaaaaaaaaaaaaaaaaatgttccataTCAGgcaaatcacagcagcagtgagccCAGAACAAACGGTCTGAATGGAGGACTGCAGGAAGAAAACTCAatttaaaagacagaaatcaggACGAGAAGGAGTAGaaaacaaacccacaaacacaaccgTTCCCTGAATCGTCTTTCATTTTGATCTGCAGGGTCACGGTTGAATGTGGAACTATTCCTGACAACTCAACGAATGCATATAATCTGAGAGAACTGTCAGCCTCCCCTCATTGTATGCTGTGGTTTGCAGTGTTAAGTGTCGTTAGAGAGGCATTTCCTCAACACATGAAATCATGTGAGAGAAATGTATGTTTAGTTTCCaatgttttcttcatctgtgaAAGCCACAATCACATCTTATAACAATAGCTTATTTATCTTAATAGCAGGCGCTAAAGGCTCAATAAGTAAGCATGCAGGACTAAAGGTATAGAGAATGATAGCGAAAGCaagacggagagagagatagagagatgcACGGCAGCAATTGGAGAATTAGATTAGGTAGATGCATGGAGCAGTAATTTGCAAAATTACCCCCCGTATTCACTGGCGTCTTTCATCTACTGCCGTTGAATGAGTTTCCTGCAATTATCCCTAATAAtggcttttttcctctcctgtgccttttgtttgccGCTTCACACAAGTGTGCTCGTTCTGTCGCTCCCCAGGTCTGGATTGAGGCAGCGACACAGATCTGTTTCTCTCTGGGTGTGGGGTTTGGCGTGCTAATCGCCTTTTCCAGCTACAACAAATTCAGCAACAACTGTTACAGGTAAAGACACGCTGGGAGAGGCGGGAGGGGATTCACGGAGAGGCCCACAGGACGGGGGAGTTGCtcctgcacacacgcacacacgcaacATAAGCAGGTGAATTACAATAACCTTTGAAGTTCCTTGAAACCCGCCTTGTCTTTGACGCCATGCAGTGCAACAGACAGCCGTAGCGCCAATCGAATCTGTCGCACTCTTTGAAAATCATCAGCACCCCACAGGAGGCTTTTatcgccttttttttttaatgtttctgataAGTGACACATGACACCGTCCACCTTCGGGATTTCTCCTTGAACATAACACCAAATCACTGAAAACACGTCGcagcaaaatgccaaaaatgcctggaaaaataatgattttaatttttAGCGATAACTGCCACTGACTCGCCCGTCACATAACTGGGACAAAACACTGACCACCTGATTAATCCATAAAATTGATTAACGGTCTCCAAACTATTCTCCAGCCTCGTTCCAGCAAACTAACATTCTCTTCATGTAAAAGCCGAGACGGTCATTGACCCAATTCTGACATGCTCTTTAATTGACTAACTGCTCTATTGTACTGATGACTCACTGCTCTCATtctgggctgtttttttttttttccatcttatttgATTTCATTGACCCAGAGACGCCATCATCACCAGCTCCATCAACTCTTTGACCAGTTTCTTCTCCGGTTTTGTGGTCTTCTCCTTCCTCGGGTACATGTCCTACAAGCACAACGTAACCCTGGACAAAGTTGCCAGAGATGGTATGGTATTATTCATCTAGTCTGGACTGGTCTTTATTCACGCTGTAGATTTTTGGAGGCAGATCACACTGTGTGTTGCAGGAAAATATCAAATTTCCTTGAGCACATTGGTAGAAGCCATATCCCATAGTATTTGTCATTGCACTTGCCGAACCTACTGTTTTGGGTCCTCCTCGCATGTCAGTAATGTTGTGTGTGACATAAGAGTGgaaggtacactgtgtaaagACAGGATGTTGAGTCTGCCACAGCAGTTAAGTGACAATGCACAGTACAAGCAGGACAATGTGCATTCTTTAATTACTCCGAGAGTCAGTGATATTTCAGATGAGCTCTCTGTAGTTGCCAGGATGTAATCGATGAAGAAAGCCCACGTGGCTGGATTCAAATGCCACCCCTGCAGTTAGTGGGCCCGGCGTCCTTACAAGGCGATTAAAATGAAGCACGTCGCACAAACTCTCCCCCAGCATGAAGACTGGTGGCTGCTTGTGCGTCCGCGTTAAATGCTGCAAACACTGATTtgagtttgtgctgttttctttaccCTCTCTTGatcttcttctccttcaggtGCTGGTTTGGTGTTTGTTATTTACCCAGAAGCCATTGCAACATTACCTGGGTCGTCAGTGTGGGCGGTTATCTTCTTCATCATGCTGCTGACGCTGGGCATTGACAGTGCAGTGAGTGTGCACCCCGCCAcccactcacccacacacacacacacacacctgttgttTCAGCCAGGCGACAGCTGGCTTTGCGCTGTATTCTAACTCCTGTGTCTTCTGTTGCAGATGGGTGGGATGGAATCGGTGATCACAGGACTGATTGATGAGTTTAAATTCCTCCATAAGCACAGAGAGCTGTTCACCCTCTTCATCGTCGTTTCCACCTTCCTCATATCTCTCTTCTGCGTTACAAATGTAAGTTTCATACCGCGCGCTCTGTGCGATGCATGTTCGTGCGTGATTGTTAATATTCATCTTTGCACTGCGTTGGACTGCAGCAATTTCATTCATAAATTTGATCATTTTCCACAAACTCGGCTTGTGCATCGTACTAATCAAAGGATCAAGTTTCTGCAAATGCAAGGAACTGAAtcatctgaatgtttttttcttttctgtttgtccttACCGTAAACCTGTATGATAAAAGTTAATGTAATAACACAATCATTATACATTCATGTTGTTTCTTCAGGGTGGGATGTATGTGTTCACTCTGTTGGACCACTTTGCGGCAGGGACATCGATTCTCTTTGGAGTGCTTATTGAAGCCATCGGCATCGCATGGTTTTACGGTGAGAAAGAAGCAcgggaaaaaaacagatgattcATGCTTTCATGGTCAGCAAAGCTGATGCCACATTAAGGGTTTGATGAGAAATCTGTTGCGCATGGGCGTGCTGTGCCTCAATGCAACGTAGTTCTATTAGACGTAAGGCTGCGGCAGCTACAGCGTCCATCCCGGCAAATTGTTTTGGCCTCTTCAGTGTGTGCTCGTGTATTGTCAGGATATATGGTTGCCGTGGTGCTCGTGAGGGCTGGGGAGGAGTTTTGACCACTGCCACTGTTACCTCTGTGTTCGCGCAGCAGTGGTGTGCCAACACATAAAGAAAATTGCAGCTGGGGAACAGGCAGTTACCATTTGTCATGGACAGCAGTCAGCTGTCTAATAGCTAGGTTGTAGATTGTTGTGGGTGGCaagtggggggtggggggggctcAAAGTCCCTTTCTCTCCAGATGTCCAAATCCTATTGACACCGGATTTTACACAGTTGTGCCATCATCTCTATAACACtctatgctttttttttttaggtttgcTTCTTCCAACACACCAAATCTCTCTAAACTATTATGTATTTCTGCATGATCAGTACAACATAGAAGAAAAACTTTACTGGGTTATTAAACTCTTTTTACTTGTACTTTGTGGTGTTTGTTAGGGCCCTAAAATCCAACCCCTGATGTATTGATCGGGGGTCTCTCATTGTTCtgtaaacaaatgcagcagTCTTAGCCATGGTTTTAGTGGTTTTCCTCCTTAGAAATTAATCGCGAAAGACCAACTGCTTTCTGATGGATATTTACCCTCCATGTATTTCacctccagcaccaccagctgaaaacaagaaaaactgacTTTTCATAGAGTGTGAAAAAGTCACcctcacactgaaacactgtatTATAAGGACAATCTGAAGGTCAGGGAGAATGGTTGACCTGAACTTCCGTATTGAGTTTCTTGTCTCATGTCTACTGAACCTGACTGTGGAGAGATCCATAAATGGCTAAATACTAAACAGGCCCCAGGCGGTGGGGTCAGCGTATTGCCACACTTTGGTGGGTCCTGACCTTGGCAAGTCAGATAAATCAAGCCTCAGGCTTCAGTgggcctttttttccccatcccCATAACTGCTGACAGGAACCCTTGACCCCTGGCCACCGTGGTCTTTCGTTCTGCTGTCCACCACATAAGCACATTTAGCTGTGCTGAATACCTGCTCGTCAGTCTGGATATACTCCTCTGCAGTGAGAGATGCCTTCCAGCCATGAGAGAAAAAGTGTACAGCCAGGtttgtgagagacagaaagtcatGATAAGGTAGAAACAGTGCTGCAACTCAGTACAGTTGGCTGTGCAGAGTGGCTTTACTTACTGACATGGTCAAATTGTGGATTGCATTTTTACTAACAAGCTGCAGTGTCATGGCTGTCTGCATGGTCAACTTCTGATTTAAATTTATGCATAGGGACCATATACACCAATTCCCTTCAATACCTGATATTCTCAAATACACAATgtaccaaacaaacaaacaaggagTGCGCTCTGAACCCGCTGTGAATATAATCCacagtactgtgtgtgcatttgacaACTTCAGCAAAGTCTGTATTTAACCATGTATTGGAAGTAATACAAAGTACTTCCATGTGTTTCAGGAGTGGACCGGTTCAGTGATGACATTGAGGAGATGATTGGCCAGCGACCAGGAATGTACTGGAGGCTGTGCTGGAAGTTTGTCAGCCCCTGTTTGCTcctggtgagtgtgtgcacagttttAGAGGTGAACGTAGACAGCAGGATGAAAGTGTTGGCTTTGACCCCTTTTATACAGTATCCAGCAGTTCTTCAGTGCATTGCTTATAGGCAGCTAGATGAGCCCAGATGTTTCCAGCCCAGATGTTTTCCAGCCCTTTTTCCAGCGTAAAATCAACACCGAATCTCTTTTGAACTGATCGAAGTTGATGGAAAGTCCTTTTCTTCCATAGTTCATGGTGGTGGTGAGCTTCGCCACGTTCAACCCACCAAACTACGGCTCCTACATGTTTCCTCCATGGGCTAACATGGTCGGGTGGTGCCTGGCCATTTCCTCCATGACCATGGTGCCTCTGTACGCCATCTACAAGCTGTGCACGCTGCCTGGAAAGTTTTGCGATGTAAGTCGGAGCTGTGACGTCTTGGCAAAACTGGAGTGAGGGGAAATGAGTTATTATTGTAATTTTCAAGTACAAATGACAATCTTTCATCTTCTATAAGCTTTGCCTTGACAGAGATCTCTCATTAAACATCGAgtattctttttaaaaaatctttatcttcgaactttttaaaaaatatgtcaaTTGCTTTTGGCCCTCTCTCCTGACACAGAGACTGGCTTACGCCATCACCCCGGAGACAGAGCATCACTTGGTAGACAACGGGGAGGTTCGGCAGTTCACAGTAAGTGCTGACTTCATTCTGAAGAagttttatcatatcaaccATTATGACTTGTACAGTGGGATCATActctgttttttccccacagcTGCATCACTGGCTGGTGGTCTGAAaattacagagagagatagagagagtgaacgagtgagagagcgagagaggatgAGAGTATGGCTATtgggtggatgaatggatgcACAGCAAAGGTCTGCAGAActaagaagaagaaagaaatagcCATTTAAATCAGTCACGGTGATGGTGTCGGTGGGGTGGGAGCAGTTTAAAAGTGCCGACAGAAAACCCATAGAAACTGTAACGTTCTTTCATTTCTCCGCTGGATGTGTGAAGCTGTGCATTGACCCTCTGCACCATTGTTTTGACACTGGTGAATGGGATTCAGTCAAACAGGCAATGTGGCATTCAGGCTGCTTAAGGAATACCCTGCAAGTTTTACACGTAATGACAGAGGAAAACTCAAAATGTTGACGAGGTATTTCTTTAAGGCAAGGTGTACAATAAAAAGATTCAAGATGTCGTTTTGTTGCTGTTACACAAAACATCTGGAAATCTTTATTTCCAAAATGCGTCATCTGTTTTcggaaacacattttttcttttaaataatttgtcCTTAATCTATATTTTCTCAGTCAGATTGCAGATAAGCAGTGGAATGTTTTCAGGTTGTTATTCTGGATCAGTTAGACGTGTGATGAATGCCACAGCTTTTACTGAATCCCAGTCCACGTGCATGTCTCGTTCATaatatacatttatttcattgctCTTCTTTAAAGACTGTTATGTCACAAACAATTCCTGCAGACTTTGAGAGAAAAGGACGCCCGCTTTTGTTTACATCAGGACAATTTACAGGAAAGAACCAACTAAAAATAACATCACTTGAATAACTAAAAACTGGACAAAATGACTCATCAGTTACAAATCAATAGAATTGATTGTCTGAAAATAGAAGTCActtcctctcactcttcctGTTTTTAGTTATGCTGGATGGACCAACAAAAACAGTCTGGCCAGTCATGCAGTTGGGGAGTGTTGACAAGGAATGGTTTATTGTAACGCTGTCATTCCATCACATGGGTGAAAAAATtgtaagacaaaaaaacaaaccaactaAAGCTGAACCTCAACCTGAACCTGTCTATAATCAGGCTCGAATGGGTTTAAACAGCTGCATCAAAGCTCCACCAGCCTGATCAGCGGACAAACACTCGTCAACTTCCAAATGATTGTCACTGACACGCAGActaaaacatcatcatcacccacACCGCTGATCCAATCAACCAAAGACTTAAAGGAACAACAAGAAACGATATCGCTTTCTCACATGAACATATATTGCCAAgggattttctttcttttaatcaaTAGACCACTTGATTGTTAACATCGTCGCACCGGGTCAATCTCTCTTCCCCGCTCTAGCAAATCAGTGCCAGCGCACGCTCCCTTTTCACTTCTGTTCAAACaggttgttgtgtgtatttttcccACAAAGGTGGTGATTTGAAAGCTACGACTGACACATTTCCAGGAAGCACAAAGCTTTAATTTTACCATTTACACAATCTTCTTCAGTGTTTCAAGACTGTTTAAAGAGCTGCTTTTTATTGAACTGCAAACTAATAGTGTGTAAAGTAATATATGAAGTAATTTAAGTTATACATCTGTGTAAATGTAGTGTAGAGGGGCTTGTATCGTATTGTACTGTATGATATTGAATAACAAGACCAattatatataaacatatataatTACTTTGTTACTGTGAAGTTAATACATATTAATACATATTAGCCTTAAGGATCTTGATGAGAACTACATGGGAAATCCATCTAAACTCTCTTCTCATGAACTCTTTCTGTTCAATCAGAAACCATTTTTCCAACCATTTGCTTTCACCTTGTGGTTCATGTAAGACACCGAAGGGTTCATTATGTCCCAAACTGTACGcctgtgctgctgttctgtgcCTTGTGGTGTTTCTGACTGTATGACTTCGTTTTGTACTGTCAAATCAAgtataattaattaaattattacatttaaagtgtccctctctgctttgtcttcttttttctttcttttatcaCTCTTAATCCCTTTCCCTCTCGCACTTTTGTAGAAGGTCAGACGGGGACACACGTAAAACTGCATCCTGCAACAAGGCAAAAGgacttcttgtttttttttttttttgtcatttaattacatttctgccattaTCTGAAGCTTGATTCCCGAATGGAAACAAATGCTTTAACATTTGTCATTATCACATGATGCACCTaattcaaactttttttccccaaatacTCTGAAATTAAATGACATATTAAGTCACTTATACTTTAGTTATTAACAATCATCgaagttcacacacacagtcatcttTTGGTTTTCTTTAGAAGCTGTAGAAATATCCTCAAAGTATTAAAATGTTGTCTTCATTAGTGGCAAAAGTGTCAGGGCTCCTCTTTAACGCTTTCGCTCCACAAACTGAATAAAGATTAATGATCTCGCCATTATGTTGGGTTGAATTTTCCAAAATGAGTCATCTGGCCTCCAAACAGATCTATATGCATGTAATGTCCTGCATCCAAACAGAGGGAGCGGGAACAGGGAAACAAAGAGGCAGCCCTAACGTGGTGAAGAGTACCTCTAATTGTTGTGAGCTTTTTCAAGAGTGGTCAGCATGACCCTGAATCAACAGTGTTCATTATAGTCACCAGAGAgccaacacacactttctcaggGCCAATCCACTCAGACAGAGGACCCGATATCCACAGCAGACAACATCTGGGTGATTACTGTCTAAAAAGCTTTCAGATATATTGACGTCTGTTATAATTGGCGGGTGTCCTGACCATCATTCCTCAGTTCGTTTTTTCTTGTACCATTTATGCGCGATTGACCTTTTGCAAAAAGAACCAGAcatatttatttaaagcagGACACACTAACCTCCTGTTGTGCCTGTGGGTGTCCACTAATTATAGTCCCGCTCAGTAGTAACTTATTATGGGTTATTCATTGGACCCTTTgtggaggaaaagacaggaaTACATGCTTTGTGgatgaaatgtgtcatctttgtCATTTCACCCTATTTCATCCCTGACCAAGCACAAAATCCCTGCACCATTTGTCCCTGCGTGACTGAGTTTGCTTGATATTCTTACAGTATTCTCAAACGGACTGCAGCTGGGAAGAGGGAATTATTACTTCAACAAGGCAGACCTGCAGTCTCGCTCGCACCGTCCATTCTTCGTACACTTTACATGGCATGGCAGGGGCTCCTCAATGagtccaaatgtgtgtgtttgttgatgcCACTTTTCCTCCATTTGTTGACACGGGTAAAGGGCTCTGACAGATGTCGGCTGTGCGGTTATCCAAATGTTGTCAAGCCAGGACAATTGCAAAGCAATTGTGGCCACAGGAGGGTAGGGTTTAAAAGGTGCCATTATCACATCCAATAAACAACAGCAGTTATGTATAATTTCATGTCTTGCCACTGACGCTGAAACTGAAAGGATAGAGGAGAGGTAGAAGGAATTGGATTTTCTTATTTAGAGGTGCACTGCGGCACATGACATTAGCTTTGTCATAACACATCTCTCCAATACTCGTAATGTCTGTGAAGACTCTCATTCGTCCAGGTCATGATACTTCTAAGCACTTAGATAATACTCATAATGAATGATTGGATGAAGATGAGATAGGTTTGTATATAGCGTTGCAGCTGCCTGCCTGTCCCCCCTTGTCCTGGCTGTCCGTATCCTGCTGCTTGGACGATTGGATCTCCTGAGAAGCTCAGGCACTGGGTGGGTATCTCTGGATCAGCCAATACAGTTTTTCAGTAACTTGTGGTTTCTGATGCACGGTCAGGTACCTGCCTACGACGAGGTGTAAGCGCAGTCCGACATCACCGGTGGCAATCTGAGGTTGTCTGATCcgggtttgttgtttgttgctcGCTCTGGGGTCAAGACAAAAGTAGACTGTGCTTTTGAGGTTGTAGCTCCTAAAGCTTGGACACCGTGAGCATCTTTAAAAAGCAGCCTAGGACCCACTTGTTTAGACGTgcttttatttagtttttagcATCTTATTtacttttagacttttttaCGAATCGGTGCATTTCTTTATGTCAGCATGTCATGTCTGTCGCTCTGTTTTTCATTcgcttttttgtctttttattgtcaaGAACATTATGACGTCTGCTAGTTAAAGGTGCTAGATAAATAAACTCACTCAGTTACTTACTTATTAGATGATGTAAACTTAGATAGGCAGGTCATTTGACAAAGACACAGGACAACATGAGAGCTCCAAAATAAGATCTGAAGAAACTATATTTGATCTGAGTAACACTATATTTGGAACTGTCACAGAATACATCAAAACCGTTCAGAAAAGATCTGAGATTCACAGAGCTACACACCAGGTTCTCACATTGTGAGAGTAATGGTGAAGGCAGCAGGTTTACATGCACCAGTcttattcacattttaaatggtgACCTCAGCAACAAAGGCAAACATGTTGCAGTGGATTTGTCTTCTTtagcatgcgtgtgtgtgtgtgtgtgcgcatgcatgtcTGTCACATTGTCAgatattgtgtatgtgtgtgtgcgtaaatCCAGtgtggcttgttttttgttgtacaCTGCCCTCTACTGACAAAACGCCTCTACTATATATCACTCCatgcacaatttttttttttttgcagtcatcatcatcacataaCAGACAGCAAGTTCATGCATCAACAAACATGCCTGagtccaaaaataaaacacatcgTTTCCCCATCTTTGCCAAAGTTTAACAAGTAAGATGCAGCATTTGTTTGAGAAACATGCACATGAGCCTGCCACGGGGgatgatttgttgtttttaacagggGGGATGGCCACCAGCAACCTGCAACCTGCTGCCAGCGAACTGATTTATGAATGACTGGTTCTGTATGGTAGCCACATAGACAGGGGAATATTACAGATCCAATATTACAAATCTGTCTGCTATTTCAGCACCAGGGACAGCGCCATAGATTCATCAATAAACAGCACAGGTATTTCAGAGCCTTGATGGGGGCCATAGATTCCAACAGGTAAAGGATCAATGAGACTAACATATTCATCTACACAACCCCTCTGCACCTGCACTCTCTCTGTTGCTCAGGGATAGAGAGGGGGATAGCAGGTTAAGAAGGGAGGATGCATTTTGGTCACCCCCTTCATGCCCCCTCAAACCACCTactgttttaaataaaatgtgtattcTTATAAACAGTAAATtctgatgaaataaaatttttcccatttttagAAGttagacaagacaagacaagtaTATGTAAGAGACGAGGGAGGACAGAACAATGGAGCACCACATGCAAACACTTCTGAGGTAACTGCATTGTAATTTAGATTTCAGAGCTCAAAGCTACATCAGACAGCTAACATTTTCAGAAACTGAGACCGTATTTACAGTGTCTCAATTGTAAGGTGTGATCATTCCGAAAGCTTTCATGAGACCCAGGCCTGACAGTTTAGGTTTGAATGATGTAGAAGaaatcatttacagtttttctcaatcgctttggtgcttttctcacatcactcttaaaatttgcacaacagttagtgcatttctgaaaacattttacttCCCTCAAAAGCAAGTATTTATGTCAACAAAACTGtcagtgtcatcaaaatgagaagtcttgACACCATCATGTATGAACAAGATAGTCAAATGGCTTTGTcgtgttttcattatgacagtttattctctcagtgttttccaatgccaaaaaaaaggtcagaactcGGTGACAATACCTGGAAATGCTCAAGACAACACTATACACTCCTTGTTCCaccatttgaaaacaacagtaaagttacACATTGTGTAGTTAGAGGAGTAAGTTAGTATGAGCCACTGAATACGtacg
Above is a window of Chelmon rostratus isolate fCheRos1 chromosome 8, fCheRos1.pri, whole genome shotgun sequence DNA encoding:
- the slc6a3 gene encoding sodium-dependent dopamine transporter, producing MLTERVPVALMSSVVAPEKPTSNTMGPKEVELILVKEQNGVQFTSTTLVAPTPAQTNPSGEEERETWGKKIDFLLSVIGFAVDLANVWRFPYLCYKNGGGAFLVPYLFFMVIAGMPLFYMELALGQYNREGAAGVWKICPIFKGVGFTVILISLYVGFYYNVIISWALFYLFSSFTGELPWVHCNNTWNSPNCSDWADNSSVSDVYKATPAQEYFERGVLHIQDSNGIDDLGRPRWQLTSCLAVVIVLLYFSLWKGVKTSGKVVWITATMPYVVLTVLLLRGVTLPGAIDGIKAYLSVDFLRLCDAKVWIEAATQICFSLGVGFGVLIAFSSYNKFSNNCYRDAIITSSINSLTSFFSGFVVFSFLGYMSYKHNVTLDKVARDGAGLVFVIYPEAIATLPGSSVWAVIFFIMLLTLGIDSAMGGMESVITGLIDEFKFLHKHRELFTLFIVVSTFLISLFCVTNGGMYVFTLLDHFAAGTSILFGVLIEAIGIAWFYGVDRFSDDIEEMIGQRPGMYWRLCWKFVSPCLLLFMVVVSFATFNPPNYGSYMFPPWANMVGWCLAISSMTMVPLYAIYKLCTLPGKFCDRLAYAITPETEHHLVDNGEVRQFTLHHWLVV